One stretch of Heterodontus francisci isolate sHetFra1 chromosome 22, sHetFra1.hap1, whole genome shotgun sequence DNA includes these proteins:
- the c1qtnf5 gene encoding complement C1q tumor necrosis factor-related protein 5, translating into MGWSLYPNLGMSPITLSVLLWLLSCASANIKDNNLSGFCAGHPGIPGTPGRNGYPGMAGRDGRNGRDGMPGIPGEKGDTGKQGLLGPMGEQGIPGLPGLTGEKGVKGDSVISYNSAFSAKRSKTRIFPLLEEAVRFDVVIHNDQRHYNPVTGKFTCEIPGLYYFVVHSTVYKTSLQFDIMKNNVSISSFFQYYGNWPKPVSLSGGALLHLEPKDQVWVQVAVGDYNGIYSSAKTDSTFTGFLVYSDWQNAQFLV; encoded by the exons ATG GGTTGGAGTCTCTACCCGAACCTCGGGATGAGTCCCATTACCTTGTCTGTGTTGCTCTGGTTGCTTTCATGTGCCTCGGCCAACATTAAGGACAACAACCTCTCCGGCTTTTGTGCTGGTCATCCAGGAATTCCAGGAACTCCAGGACGTAATGGGTATCCAGGGATGGCAGGACGGGATGGGAGAAatgggagggacggaatgcctggAATACCAGGAGAGAAAGGCGATACAGGAAAACAAG GTTTACTTGGGCCAATGGGAGAGCAGGGTATTCCAGGGCTACCTGGGTTAACAGGTGAGAAGGGAGTGAAAGGGGACAGCGTAATTAGCTACAACTCTGCATTCAGTGCAAAACGTTCCAAGACCCGCATCTTCCCCCTGCTCGAGGAGGCAGTCCGGTTCGATGTGGTTATACACAATGATCAGAGGCATTACAACCCTGTGACAGGAAAGTTCACCTGTGAGATCCCGGGGCTCTACTATTTTGTGGTTCACTCTACAGTTTACAAAACCAGCCTGCAGTTCGACATCATGAAGAACAATGTTTCCATCTCTTCCTTCTTCCAGTATTATGGAAACTGGCCGAAGCCTGTCTCACTATCAGGTGGAGCCCTCCTGCACCTGGAGCCCAAGGACCAGGTGTGGGTACAAGTGGCAGTGGGGGACTACAATGGGATTTACTCCAGTGCAAAGACAGACAGCACCTTCACTGGGTTTTTAGTCTATTCTGACTGGCAAAATGCTCAATTCCTGGTTTAA